A portion of the Carassius carassius chromosome 42, fCarCar2.1, whole genome shotgun sequence genome contains these proteins:
- the LOC132124069 gene encoding APC membrane recruitment protein 2-like: MEVQNECSEPPPCDPQPAVKLNKAAFKLFGKRKSGNSMSSIFSVKNKEESTDKAAGKKLELVRSKTHDGLIMDTLSELDCHRKEESVSSDQLPAGMPDGVSTAPLRSSITKSFSFFSLLRRSSNRAGDGTTTVARRGRGLKGLFSSMRWRRKPQVQEDSLEVAKEVKEEDLILSSCSGSVEIEKDLTLTLEPLPQVSEEPPLLGEAEKWKATSMQELQGTNEVEFANCGSSLSQQHTITEESPAPSPLLAQTERLQPDKHSSSTHLSSIPTCALTPPMEHSKADPQSEQSVDHLCSMFTDVTSLKSFDSLTGCGDIIADPEENSGNGGSATSSGTGSSSGGCMGRRLSGAGTNSERCSPAKPPLPPQVSSITSIHASCYMPAHQRPRAAPKKPQGSGVVAYMGGGEEMASPEAVDDADMQGLWHMLPQKGEDSPALQRAEPVLHHAPTLLEKKPSQVKVLGLSKIPVSGGSKMGKQQPSHPSPPPFDKELQDAPPSDEGYWDSSTPGPEDEDGTFLRREGLLRDSCSGDALYDLFDPDSPSAVGSDEDLSSPTKSAGDLKMNLPSPKCSSSATSSFRSMKGSTSLPRDSKIPISVRQTPSSHSSSQVALSSNLSPTSTTPPKKSDAPPRTRIPVSKVPVRRSGNKSTPTSQSRK, encoded by the coding sequence ATGGAGGTTCAAAACGAATGCAGTGAACCGCCTCCATGTGATCCTCAGCCAGCAGTAAAGCTCAACAAAGCTGCCTTCAAGCTTTTCGGCAAGCGTAAGTCTGGCAACAGCATGTCGAGCATCTTCTCTGTCAAGAACAAAGAGGAGTCCACCGATAAAGCTGCTGGCAAAAAGCTGGAACTTGTTAGGAGCAAAACCCATGATGGCTTAATAATGGACACTCTTTCAGAGCTTGATTGCCACCGGAAAGAGGAATCTGTCAGTAGCGACCAGCTTCCCGCCGGCATGCCAGATGGTGTGTCCACTGCCCCCCTCCGCAGCTCCATCACCAAGTCTTTCAGCTTCTTCTCTTTACTGCGCCGGAGCAGCAACCGTGCAGGAGATGGAACTACTACAGTGGCACGACGAGGACGAGGACTTAAGGGGCTGTTCAGCAGCATGCGTTGGCGGCGGAAGCCCCAGGTTCAGGAGGACTCATTGGAGGTGGCCAAGGAGGTGAAGGAGGAAGACCTAATACTTTCCTCCTGCTCTGGCAGTGTGGAAATAGAGAAGGACCTGACACTGACTCTTGAGCCCCTTCCGCAAGTGTCTGAGGAGCCTCCTCTTCTAGGGGAAGCTGAGAAATGGAAAGCAACGTCTATGCAGGAATTACAGGGTACGAATGAAGTGGAGTTTGCTAACTGTGGTTCTTCTCTTTCACAACAACATACAATAACTGAGGAATCTCCAGCTCCTTCTCCACTCCTAGCCCAGACAGAAAGGCTCCAACCTGATAAACATAGCAGTTCGACACACCTGTCCTCCATTCCGACCTGTGCTTTGACCCCTCCAATGGAGCACAGCAAAGCCGACCCACAATCTGAGCAGTCTGTGGATCACCTATGTTCCATGTTCACTGATGTTACTTCACTAAAAAGCTTTGATTCTTTAACAGGCTGTGGTGACATCATTGCTGATCCAGAAGAGAATTCTGGTAATGGGGGAAGTGCCACAAGCAGTGGAACCGGTAGCAGTAGCGGGGGATGCATGGGTCGCAGACTAAGTGGAGCAGGGACAAATTCAGAGAGATGCTCTCCTGCCAAGCCTCCACTTCCTCCTCAGGTCAGTAGCATTACATCTATCCATGCTTCTTGCTACATGCCAGCCCACCAAAGACCACGTGCAGCCCCTAAAAAGCCACAAGGTAGTGGAGTTGTTGCCTACATGGGTGGAGGGGAGGAAATGGCTAGTCCAGAGGCGGTTGATGATGCTGACATGCAGGGACTATGGCATATGTTGCCCCAGAAGGGTGAAGACTCCCCAGCCCTACAACGTGCAGAGCCTGTCTTGCATCATGCACCAACCCTCCTTGAGAAGAAGCCATCTCAAGTAAAGGTGCTTGGTCTCAGTAAAATCCCTGTGAGTGGAGGTAGCAAGATGGGAAAGCAGCAACCCTCTCATCCCTCACCTCCCCCTTTCGATAAAGAACTCCAGGATGCCCCACCAAGTGATGAAGGCTACTGGGATTCTTCCACACCTGGCCCAGAGGATGAGGATGGCACCTTCCTACGTCGGGAAGGTTTACTGAGGGACAGCTGCTCTGGAGATGCACTTTATGACCTCTTCGATCCCGACAGCCCAAGTGCTGTTGGTTCAGACGAAGACTTGAGTTCACCAACAAAATCTGCAGGTGATCTAAAAATGAACTTGCCTTCCCCAAAATGCTCATCTTCTGCCACTTCCTCATTCCGTTCCATGAAAGGCAGCACCAGCCTACCTCGAGATTCCAAGATTCCTATTAGTGTGAGGCAAACACCATCTTCCCATTCTTCCAGCCAAGTTGCACTGTCTTCCAATCTTAGCCCCACTTCAACTACCCCTCCTAAAAAGTCTGATGCCCCACCACGCACTCGAATCCCTGTCTCGAAGGTTCCTGTCCGCCGTTCCGGCAACAAGAGCACCCCCACCTCACAAAGCAGGAAGTAG